A region of Fibrobacter succinogenes subsp. succinogenes S85 DNA encodes the following proteins:
- a CDS encoding peptidylprolyl isomerase produces the protein MAFNQLDKPQAGETIAIMKTNHGTMKLRLFEEIVGECATNFIELAKQGKYDGAPFHRIINDFMIQGGDFTNRNGTGGHAAKGPGSTIGDKYDPRLTHMRGALSWAKTSMPHSIGSQFFIVHGNRVHFLDHAECGPGPADGYSVFGQLYEGFEVLDEIASVATDRMDRPFEDVIIESVTIEKAV, from the coding sequence ATGGCATTTAATCAGTTAGACAAACCGCAGGCAGGCGAAACCATCGCCATCATGAAAACCAACCATGGTACCATGAAACTCCGCCTTTTTGAAGAAATCGTCGGCGAATGCGCCACAAACTTCATTGAACTTGCAAAGCAGGGCAAGTACGACGGCGCTCCGTTCCACCGCATCATCAATGACTTTATGATCCAGGGTGGTGATTTCACTAATAGAAACGGCACCGGTGGCCACGCTGCCAAGGGTCCGGGTTCTACCATCGGCGACAAGTACGATCCCCGCCTCACCCACATGCGCGGCGCTCTCAGCTGGGCAAAGACATCCATGCCGCACAGCATCGGCAGCCAGTTCTTCATCGTTCACGGCAACAGAGTCCACTTCCTCGACCACGCAGAATGCGGTCCTGGCCCGGCTGACGGTTACTCCGTATTCGGTCAGCTCTACGAAGGTTTCGAAGTGCTCGACGAAATCGCCAGTGTCGCTACCGACCGTATGGATCGCCCGTTCGAAGACGTGATCATTGAATCTGTCACGATCGAAAAGGCTGTTTAG
- a CDS encoding M23 family metallopeptidase: MVRLTKISSLLLSAGCALSFAGTGSNTVCDASKMDAFAYEDCIAVQRGAKLDNTDFSERAAPPPELISESYVEPFSYDPFNRDAYLTSSFGENRGTRYHAGIDYSTLMEEGWPIYAPENGYVREIKTSPFGYGKVMFFEGESGKTWVFAHQSSFPQTIENLISQKQYATQNNDISIKPNLRFRKGDTLTFSGSTGIGNPHLHLEVRLNKDIVVSPCQVGVKCLDTIAPQIFGVAVWQGNELSLTTDEALRNGCVEIPVKNEFNLSMAIKIADYSRTPKENPMAIRRLELWRYDDKIYSKVLDTLNYKKMIDIRNELLWAEEADTAGDWHYINAKLGPISTYRLEIEDFSGHITKREFNFHQSCKTNNGKFVLTQNQNTPLYTFLSKSMLDIYRCESGYKFTALNKDKQTINGDLCKIFDHSKPLPLGKVVETFPETRYIQYSADASSTGTGRGVNELISIYPYGKYKTNINWYTQVGNVKISQKISGIPVVGDTSQRVLAVTRNQTDSVDFYEFHPKGLQFYGKWNVCIENDDNSSPLYWLGETTRRWFYFEKQTGSKNRCASTNELRDLANINDEDGFSLGFPYWTETLVAGRPQSALKIPLYSRYAGIPDGNAITVKAGKKWIAAEYDSEPREIILLGEALPDAGETITVEITDDSKRKTKKEITIPGF, from the coding sequence ATGGTCAGGCTTACAAAAATTTCGTCACTCTTACTCTCCGCCGGATGTGCTTTAAGCTTTGCCGGCACAGGTTCTAACACCGTCTGCGACGCCTCCAAGATGGATGCGTTTGCCTATGAAGACTGCATCGCCGTACAGAGAGGCGCCAAGCTCGACAACACAGACTTTTCCGAAAGGGCGGCCCCTCCTCCGGAACTCATCTCGGAATCTTACGTTGAACCGTTTTCGTACGATCCGTTCAACCGCGACGCCTATTTAACATCTTCGTTTGGAGAAAACCGCGGCACTCGTTACCATGCAGGTATTGACTACTCCACGCTAATGGAAGAAGGCTGGCCCATCTATGCTCCCGAAAACGGTTATGTCAGAGAAATCAAGACATCGCCCTTCGGCTATGGCAAAGTGATGTTCTTCGAAGGCGAAAGTGGCAAGACCTGGGTATTCGCACACCAAAGCAGTTTCCCGCAAACCATAGAAAACCTTATCAGTCAAAAACAGTACGCCACCCAAAATAACGATATATCTATCAAGCCCAATCTCAGGTTCCGCAAGGGCGACACCCTGACCTTCTCTGGGAGCACAGGCATTGGCAATCCGCACTTGCATCTTGAAGTTCGCCTGAATAAAGACATTGTCGTTTCCCCCTGTCAAGTAGGCGTCAAGTGTTTGGACACCATTGCACCGCAGATTTTCGGTGTTGCCGTTTGGCAAGGCAACGAACTTTCGCTCACGACTGACGAAGCGCTCCGCAACGGCTGCGTAGAAATCCCGGTCAAGAACGAATTTAACTTGTCCATGGCCATAAAGATTGCCGACTATAGCCGCACGCCCAAAGAAAATCCGATGGCCATCCGCAGGCTTGAATTGTGGCGCTATGACGACAAGATTTACAGCAAGGTTCTGGACACGCTCAACTACAAAAAGATGATCGACATCCGCAACGAGCTCCTTTGGGCCGAAGAAGCGGACACCGCAGGCGACTGGCATTATATCAACGCAAAGCTCGGGCCGATTTCCACCTACAGGCTCGAAATTGAAGACTTCAGCGGGCATATCACCAAGCGAGAATTTAACTTCCACCAGTCCTGCAAAACCAACAACGGCAAGTTCGTCCTCACGCAAAACCAGAATACCCCGCTCTACACATTCCTGAGCAAGAGCATGCTTGACATTTACCGCTGTGAATCCGGCTACAAGTTCACAGCACTCAATAAGGACAAACAAACTATAAACGGTGACCTCTGCAAGATTTTTGACCACAGCAAGCCACTCCCCCTCGGCAAAGTCGTCGAAACGTTTCCAGAGACAAGATACATCCAGTATAGCGCGGACGCTTCTTCAACCGGAACCGGTCGAGGCGTGAACGAATTAATTTCGATTTATCCTTACGGCAAATACAAGACGAATATCAACTGGTACACCCAAGTCGGCAACGTCAAGATTTCACAAAAGATTTCGGGCATTCCAGTCGTAGGAGACACGTCGCAGCGCGTCCTCGCCGTCACGCGCAACCAAACGGATAGCGTAGACTTCTACGAATTCCACCCGAAGGGATTGCAATTCTACGGTAAGTGGAACGTTTGCATTGAAAACGACGACAACTCCTCCCCGCTTTACTGGCTTGGCGAAACGACTCGCCGCTGGTTCTACTTTGAAAAGCAGACAGGTTCCAAGAACCGCTGCGCATCCACGAACGAACTCCGAGACTTGGCGAACATCAACGACGAAGACGGTTTCTCATTGGGATTCCCCTACTGGACCGAAACGCTCGTCGCAGGCCGTCCTCAGTCGGCACTTAAGATTCCGCTTTATTCTAGATACGCCGGAATCCCCGACGGGAACGCCATCACAGTCAAGGCTGGCAAGAAATGGATTGCCGCAGAATACGATTCTGAACCGCGAGAAATCATCCTTTTGGGAGAAGCGCTCCCCGATGCCGGTGAAACGATTACCGTTGAAATCACAGACGATTCCAAGCGCAAGACCAAGAAGGAAATAACAATTCCGGGATTCTAA
- a CDS encoding polysaccharide deacetylase family protein: MCKRFLLCFHDFSVWNHQKVTPILEELKELVGGPFSLLVIPDTENATDEAVENFRAALAKLKSEGFELALHGFKHKAEFSQGRSYVGLVGMNLTGGEAEFAGLSEYESSRLLQAALESWKKLFADENGNADAPIAFVPPTWFSNKFLPGQVRAEKMLYEDRFSLTTAEGVRYASPVASFAGIPKSTEKAAFVYAEGILKIPFGVPRIAVHPVDFPRLNDKIRDLIRLALGRKRRLTLYRDL, encoded by the coding sequence ATGTGCAAGCGTTTTCTCCTTTGTTTTCATGATTTTAGCGTCTGGAACCACCAGAAAGTGACCCCGATTCTTGAAGAACTCAAGGAGTTAGTCGGTGGACCTTTTAGCTTACTTGTGATTCCTGATACGGAGAATGCAACGGACGAAGCTGTTGAAAATTTTCGCGCTGCTCTCGCCAAGCTCAAGTCCGAAGGTTTTGAACTTGCATTGCATGGCTTTAAGCACAAGGCGGAATTCAGCCAGGGCCGCAGTTATGTGGGTCTCGTGGGTATGAACCTCACGGGTGGCGAGGCTGAATTTGCGGGACTTTCCGAGTACGAATCGAGCCGCCTTTTGCAAGCGGCCCTTGAATCTTGGAAAAAGCTATTCGCAGATGAAAACGGAAATGCGGATGCACCAATTGCTTTTGTTCCGCCGACTTGGTTTAGCAACAAGTTCTTGCCGGGGCAAGTCCGTGCAGAAAAAATGTTGTACGAAGACCGCTTTTCTTTGACTACCGCTGAAGGTGTCCGCTATGCGTCTCCTGTGGCAAGTTTTGCGGGTATTCCGAAATCAACGGAAAAGGCTGCATTTGTCTATGCCGAAGGCATTTTGAAAATTCCATTCGGTGTACCACGTATTGCCGTTCATCCGGTGGATTTCCCGCGTCTGAACGACAAGATTCGTGACCTCATCCGTCTTGCGCTCGGTCGTAAGCGCCGCCTGACGCTTTACCGCGACCTTTAG
- a CDS encoding undecaprenyl-diphosphate phosphatase — MFESIILGLLQGLAEFLPISSSGHLVLGHELLGMNEAGMFFDIMLHAGTLLSIFVVFHKKITDIIVGCLRRDRDQLREAGYIILASIPTALIGLGFKDALESLFENPRAVCVAELFTGLLLFTSQWGPTGAKHPDNEGVKMNWWRALVTGTVQGIACIPGISRSGSTISAMMFMGVNRKYAGEFSFLMSIPAVGGAALLDCIKWIKCQTMTPEKALLNPEKALKCVDAGGFTPELLVGMIVAFIFGIIALKWLMNFVQKGKFQHFAWYVWAVGILGLILL; from the coding sequence ATGTTCGAATCTATCATTCTCGGCCTGTTGCAGGGCCTCGCCGAATTCCTCCCCATCTCCAGCTCCGGCCATTTAGTGCTCGGGCACGAACTTTTAGGCATGAACGAAGCAGGCATGTTCTTCGACATCATGCTCCACGCAGGCACACTGCTTTCAATCTTCGTGGTGTTCCACAAGAAGATTACGGACATCATCGTCGGATGCCTCCGTCGCGATCGCGACCAGCTCCGCGAAGCGGGCTACATCATTCTTGCAAGCATCCCGACAGCACTCATCGGGCTCGGCTTCAAGGACGCACTCGAAAGCTTGTTCGAAAATCCGCGCGCCGTCTGCGTTGCAGAACTTTTCACCGGTCTTTTGCTTTTCACATCGCAGTGGGGCCCGACCGGCGCCAAGCACCCGGATAACGAAGGCGTCAAGATGAACTGGTGGCGCGCACTCGTGACCGGCACCGTGCAGGGCATCGCCTGCATCCCGGGCATCAGCCGCAGCGGTTCGACCATCAGCGCTATGATGTTCATGGGCGTGAACCGCAAGTACGCCGGCGAATTCAGCTTCCTCATGAGCATTCCGGCCGTTGGCGGTGCAGCACTTCTCGATTGCATCAAGTGGATCAAGTGCCAGACTATGACTCCGGAAAAAGCGCTCCTCAACCCGGAAAAGGCTTTGAAGTGCGTTGATGCCGGCGGATTCACCCCGGAACTCTTAGTCGGCATGATTGTCGCATTTATCTTTGGAATCATCGCCCTCAAGTGGCTCATGAACTTTGTCCAAAAAGGCAAGTTCCAGCACTTCGCCTGGTACGTCTGGGCAGTAGGTATTCTTGGATTGATTTTGCTGTAA